The DNA window TTTTTAGAAGATCGTTTTGACTTAAAAACCAGAACATTAACAGCTATCTTATTTTTAATTCAACGTGGACTGGCTGCAGGAATTACCATTTTTGCACCTGCAATTATATTATCAGCAGTTTTAGGATGGAATTTACTACTACTAAATGTGATTATTGGTGTATTAGTTATTATTTACACCGTTTCTGGAGGAACAAAAGCCGTAAATGTGACTCAAAAACATCAAATGATTGTCATTTTCACAGGAATGATTATTGCATTTGTTTTGATTATTGACAAGCTTCCAACTGACATCACTTTCTCAAAAGCACTTGATATTGCTGGTGCTAGTGGCAAAATGGAAGTTCTAGATTTTTCATTTGATTTTAATAATCGTTATACTGTTTGGAGTGGACTTATTGGAGGAACATTCTTAATGTTATCCTACTTCGGAACAGATCAAAGTCAGGTGCAACGTTATTTATCCGGAAAATCTTTAAAGGAAATGCAAATTGGGATGATGTTTAACGGACTTTTAAAGATACCAATGCAATTTTTCATCTTATTGGTAGGTGTTATGGTATTTGTTTTTTATCAATTCAACCAAGCTCCTGTAAACTTTAATCCAACTGCCACTGATGTCGTTTTAAATTCTGAATATGCTGAAGAATACAAGTCCATTCAAGACAAACAACAGCTTATATTTGAAGACAAACAAGCTTTAATTTCATCGTTTGTTGCATCAAATGATAGTGATCTCTCTAAAGAAATCGCTTCCTTAAACACTTTAAATGATAAACTTAGAGCAGACGCTAAAGTATTGATTGAAAAAGCTGGAAATTCCCAAAATATTAAAGTTGAAAGTAATGATAAAGATTATGTATTTATACACTTTATTTTAAACAATTTACCTAGAGGCTTAATAGGATTGCTCTTAGCTGTAATTTTAAGCGCAGCCATGTCTAGTACTTCTAGTGAATTAAATGCTTTGGCAAGTACCACAACTATGGATTTATACAAAAGGAACACTCCTGAAAAGTCTGATACCGAAATGGTAAAAGTGTCTAGATGGTTTACTTTAGGATGGGGAATTATTGCTATTGGAGTCGCTTGTGTCGCTAATCTTGCCGAAAATTTGATTCAGCTGGTAAATATTATTGGTTCTATTTTCTACGGAAATGTCTTAGGCATATTTCTACTTGGCTTCTTCTTTAAGTTCGTAAAAGGCAATGCTGTATTTTCTGCAGCTTTAATCACACAAGTTCTTGTCATTGGATTATTCCTACTTAATGAATATGAATTGATCAACCTTCCATTTTTATGGTTGAATTTTGTTGGTTGTGTGATTGTTATAAGCATAGCATGTATAATTCAAAGCTTAAGTAAAAACAATACGCATTCAGAAGCATAACTTATAATACACATAAAAAAAGACCTTCTGATATTTCAAAAGGTCTTTTTTTTATATAATTATGAATAGGATTACATTGCTCCCCATTCTTTTAAAGACTCCATATTCATTTTAACATAACCATCATTCTTTGCTTCCTTAGCTCCAGCCATTGATGCTTTTGCAGCTTCAATAGCTTTGTCTTTATTACCAGCTTTAGCATGAATTAAAGCCTGCTGACGCAACCACCAAAAACGCGGTTGATCTTTTGTCATATCAATTGCTCTATCAATCCATTTTACTGCTGTATCAATATCTTTATCAGATTCTAAGTAATAACGTGCAGCAGCATAATAATCATCTGCTCCAGGTCCAGCCATAATTTTATCAATAGCATTAGTAACTGACTTATCTGTTGGTACATCAAACTTAACACCAACATATGCGTTTTCCCACATCAATCCTATATTAGCAGATTCACTAGTCAAATCATCAAAAGAAATAGTAAATGTTTCTATTTTCATTGGAATTGGATATACTTCAGCAGTAACTTTTGCTGCAACTTTAGTGTCATCCCATTCACTTGGAGTTCCCCAATTTTCAGTGTTTGAATAAAAAACAACTTCCCAAGATTTTTCAGAAGGTGTTACAAAAATAGCATATGATCCTGCCTTAAGCTCCTTACCTTCAACAGTAACATCATCACTGAATGTTATCATTGTATTTTTGTTAGCTCCAGTTCTCCATAGTTTACCATAAGGTACTAGATCTCCAAAAATAGTACGCCCTCTCATGTTAGGTCTAGAATATTCAATAGATACATCTGTTAACCCAACTTTTTGTTCCACTTTAGAAAATGGACTAGGTTGTGGTGTTTCAATTTGAGCATTTACATTGAAAGCAATTGCAAACACTGCAAATACGAGTAATAATTTTTTCATAGTATTAGATTTATTGATTAGTTTATAATTCTTGTAAAATTACGAACTAGACGAGTCTTTATTTGTTAATAAAACTATAAATTAAAGTGTACTGAACTATTCAAAACCACTACATTAAAAATTCAAAACTAAACCACAAAGTCCTTCTTAATATCTTACAAGTTTTCTATTTTCAAGATGGATGCTGTATTAAATTTTTAAGTATTACTAATGTCTTGTTAAATTTTGTTTAACATATATCTAAAATAGTTAAACATATCGTATATTTACATCGTAATATTTTATCATGGGAAAAAAGAAAAACATAAATAGCAATGATTTAATTACTTTCTACATGGATTACGTTTTAGAACACAACCATAATCCTAAAACTGTATATGCATTTGCAAAAGCTAATAATTTTGAAGAGCAAAAATTTTATGAATTCTTCAGTTCTTTCAAATCCATAGAGAAACACATATTCAAAGCATTTTATGATAATACATATAATGCTCTAGAAAGAAATGATGACTACCATTCGTTTGATGCAAGACATAAATTGCTAAGCTTCTATTTTACATTTTTCGAAAATTTAACAGCCAACAGAAGCTACGTTATTTATGCTCTTGAAAACCACAAAAATAGCTTAAAGGGTTTACAACTACTTTCTGAACTAAAACATGCTTTTATCAATTACATTGGAGGTTTAGAAATAGAACTTATAGACGTTAAGCAAGCGCAAATAGATAAAATTCAACGTCGTGGGCTCAAAGAATCTGCTTGGTTACAGCTATTAATAACTCTCAAATTCTGGATGGATGATACATCTTCTAGCTTTGAGAAAACAGACATTTTTATTGAAAAATCAATCAATACAAGTTTTGATATTCTCGACGTTGCACCTATGAAAAGCATTATAGACTTTGGAAAATTTATTTTCAAAGAAAAAATTCAAATGTAATAAATTAGTCCAAAATGAAAACGATAGATAACATACCAACATCAAAAATACAACGTGCATCGAAATTAGTTTCAACAGGTGCCAAAGTTGGCGTGAACTATCTAAAGTATTATGGAGATAAATTAACCAAAACAGAACTAGAAGCAAAAGAACGTTTAAACAAAAATAATGCTACAGATATTTACGATGGATTAAAACAATTAAAAGGAAGTGCTCTAAAAGTTGCTCAAATGCTAAGTATGGAAAAAAGCATAATGCCTCAAGCCTATGTAGAAAAATTCTCTTTAGCCCAATTTTCTGTACCACCTCTTTCACCACCTTTGGTAATAAAAACATTTAAAAAATACTTTGGAAAACTTCCAAGGGAATTATATGATACTTTTAATGCAACGTCTGTAAATGCTGCCAGTATTGGACAAGTCCATGTGGCAACTAAGGATGGGAAAAAACTTGCTGTGAAAATCCAATATCCAGGCGTTGCAGAAAGTATCGCTTCAGATTTAGCCATGGTAAAACCAATTGCCATGAGCATGTTTAATATTAAAGGAAAAGGCTCTGATAAGTATTTTAAAGAAGTTGAACATAAATTAGCAGAAGAAACAGACTATATTCTAGAAGTAAAACAAAGCAAAGAAATTGTTGAAGCTTGCAGTCATATTCAAAATCTAAAATTTCCTCAATATTATGAAGCACTTTCTAATGAGAGAATCATCACTATGGATTATATGGTTGGTGAACATCTTTCAGAATTTGCAGCACATAATACAAATCAGGAAGTCGCTAATAAAATAGGACAAGCTCTTTGGGACTTTTATATGTATCAAATTCACAATCTTAAAAAAGTACATGCAGATCCGCATCCAGGAAACTTTCTTATTTCTGAGGATTCTAAACTCATCGCTTTAGATTTTGGTTGCATGAAGATAATTCCAGAAGAGTTTTACAAACCTTATTTTGAATTGGCTGAAACAGAAAACATAGTAAACAAAGCAAAATTTGAAACAAAACTCTACGAGCTTGAAATTTTACGCAAAGATGACTCAAAAGAAGAAATTGTTTTTTTTACAGCAATGTTTCATGAAATGTTGAGTCTTTTTACACAACCATTACATGCTGAAATCTTTGATTTTTCAGATGATACATTCTTCGGAAAAATTGCAGCATTAGGTGAAAAATATTCTAAAAATACGGAGTTACGCAAAATGAATGGAAATAGAGGTTCTCAACATTTCATCTATATGAATCGAACATTTTTTGGCCTATATAATTTAATGTTCGATTTAAAAGCGAAAGCTATTACCATTAATAATTTTCGAAACTTATAATACTTCTATTAGGTTATGAAAATCCTTGTAACAGGTGCAACAGGCTACATTGGGAAACGGATAATTCCGTTATTACTCAATGACCATCATCGTGTTGTTTGTGCGATTAGAGATAAACTTCGTGCTGATAAAAATTATGCAAATGAAGATTTAATTGAAATTGTTGAAGCCGATTTCTTAAAGCCTGAAACACTACACAATATTCCAAAAGATATTGATATTGTCTATTACTTGATTCACTCTATGTCCAACTCTTCAAACGATTTTGAATCACTAGAGGAACGTTGTGCTATTAATTTCAAAAACTACATAGAAACCACAAATGCCAAACAAGTCATTTACCTTAGTGGAATTACCAATGAAACTAATTTATCTAAACATCTTCAATCACGAAAAAATGTGGAAGACTGTTTAAAATCTGATGCCTATGGTCTCACCATTTTTAAAGCAGGAATCATTGTCGGCTCTGGTAGTTCTTCATTTGAAATTATAAGAGATTTAGTTGAAAAATTACCATTTATGATTGCTCCAAAATGGTTAAACACAAAAACACAACCTTTAGCTGTTAGAGATGTTTTGGCATTCTTACACAGAAGTGCCGGAAAAGAGAAATTATATAATAAATCGTATGATGTTTTTGGTTCTGAAGTATTAACCTATAAACAAATGCTGTTACAATTTGCAGAAGTAAGAAGTCTAAAACGGTACATTTTAACGGTTCCTATTA is part of the Psychroserpens ponticola genome and encodes:
- a CDS encoding sodium:solute symporter; protein product: MQTLDWIVLISTLLLIVVYGTYQSRGSKNVKDFLKGGNTSKWWTIGLSVMATQASAITFLSTPGQAFNDGMGFVQFYFGLPIAMVVICMVFIPLYHRLKVYTAYEFLEDRFDLKTRTLTAILFLIQRGLAAGITIFAPAIILSAVLGWNLLLLNVIIGVLVIIYTVSGGTKAVNVTQKHQMIVIFTGMIIAFVLIIDKLPTDITFSKALDIAGASGKMEVLDFSFDFNNRYTVWSGLIGGTFLMLSYFGTDQSQVQRYLSGKSLKEMQIGMMFNGLLKIPMQFFILLVGVMVFVFYQFNQAPVNFNPTATDVVLNSEYAEEYKSIQDKQQLIFEDKQALISSFVASNDSDLSKEIASLNTLNDKLRADAKVLIEKAGNSQNIKVESNDKDYVFIHFILNNLPRGLIGLLLAVILSAAMSSTSSELNALASTTTMDLYKRNTPEKSDTEMVKVSRWFTLGWGIIAIGVACVANLAENLIQLVNIIGSIFYGNVLGIFLLGFFFKFVKGNAVFSAALITQVLVIGLFLLNEYELINLPFLWLNFVGCVIVISIACIIQSLSKNNTHSEA
- a CDS encoding DUF2911 domain-containing protein translates to MKKLLLVFAVFAIAFNVNAQIETPQPSPFSKVEQKVGLTDVSIEYSRPNMRGRTIFGDLVPYGKLWRTGANKNTMITFSDDVTVEGKELKAGSYAIFVTPSEKSWEVVFYSNTENWGTPSEWDDTKVAAKVTAEVYPIPMKIETFTISFDDLTSESANIGLMWENAYVGVKFDVPTDKSVTNAIDKIMAGPGADDYYAAARYYLESDKDIDTAVKWIDRAIDMTKDQPRFWWLRQQALIHAKAGNKDKAIEAAKASMAGAKEAKNDGYVKMNMESLKEWGAM
- a CDS encoding TetR family transcriptional regulator C-terminal domain-containing protein, which codes for MGKKKNINSNDLITFYMDYVLEHNHNPKTVYAFAKANNFEEQKFYEFFSSFKSIEKHIFKAFYDNTYNALERNDDYHSFDARHKLLSFYFTFFENLTANRSYVIYALENHKNSLKGLQLLSELKHAFINYIGGLEIELIDVKQAQIDKIQRRGLKESAWLQLLITLKFWMDDTSSSFEKTDIFIEKSINTSFDILDVAPMKSIIDFGKFIFKEKIQM
- a CDS encoding ABC1 kinase family protein, yielding MKTIDNIPTSKIQRASKLVSTGAKVGVNYLKYYGDKLTKTELEAKERLNKNNATDIYDGLKQLKGSALKVAQMLSMEKSIMPQAYVEKFSLAQFSVPPLSPPLVIKTFKKYFGKLPRELYDTFNATSVNAASIGQVHVATKDGKKLAVKIQYPGVAESIASDLAMVKPIAMSMFNIKGKGSDKYFKEVEHKLAEETDYILEVKQSKEIVEACSHIQNLKFPQYYEALSNERIITMDYMVGEHLSEFAAHNTNQEVANKIGQALWDFYMYQIHNLKKVHADPHPGNFLISEDSKLIALDFGCMKIIPEEFYKPYFELAETENIVNKAKFETKLYELEILRKDDSKEEIVFFTAMFHEMLSLFTQPLHAEIFDFSDDTFFGKIAALGEKYSKNTELRKMNGNRGSQHFIYMNRTFFGLYNLMFDLKAKAITINNFRNL
- a CDS encoding SDR family oxidoreductase; protein product: MKILVTGATGYIGKRIIPLLLNDHHRVVCAIRDKLRADKNYANEDLIEIVEADFLKPETLHNIPKDIDIVYYLIHSMSNSSNDFESLEERCAINFKNYIETTNAKQVIYLSGITNETNLSKHLQSRKNVEDCLKSDAYGLTIFKAGIIVGSGSSSFEIIRDLVEKLPFMIAPKWLNTKTQPLAVRDVLAFLHRSAGKEKLYNKSYDVFGSEVLTYKQMLLQFAEVRSLKRYILTVPIMTPKLSSYWLYFVTSTSYKLASSLVDSMGIQIIGKPSNINKILEVNPMTYKQAVELAFEKIEQNSIVSSWKDSMISSGRLRNNLHKYINVPKYGCFTDYKERKVINTEKTIDKIWSIGGKNGWYYGTFLWKIRGYIDKLFGGIGLRRGRTSPTNLEVGDALDFWRVIYADKAQQKLLLYAEMRLPGEAWLEFKIEEGLLKQTATFRPRGIWGRLYWYSVLPFHGFIFKGMINKLVTV